The following proteins are co-located in the Rhodococcus opacus B4 genome:
- a CDS encoding DUF3090 domain-containing protein: MSRAIHVFRTPDRFIAGTVGEPGDRSFYLQAVHEARVISVLLEKQQVQVLADRMGLLLEEVHRRFGTDVPPEGAELDDSSPLVTPIDAEFRVGTMGLGWDADAGAVVVELLAVSETEFDESVVLDDSEDGPDAVRVFLTPLQARDFSLRSERVIAAGRAPCPLCGEPLAPEGHICIRTNGYRRGQSFGLTPEMDEED; this comes from the coding sequence ATGTCACGCGCAATTCACGTATTCCGCACTCCTGACCGATTCATTGCCGGGACGGTGGGTGAACCCGGCGACAGGTCGTTCTATCTCCAGGCCGTACACGAGGCGCGAGTGATCAGCGTCCTGCTCGAGAAACAGCAGGTTCAAGTACTGGCCGACCGGATGGGTCTTCTCCTCGAGGAAGTCCACCGCAGATTCGGGACGGACGTTCCCCCGGAAGGGGCCGAACTGGACGACTCCAGCCCACTCGTCACCCCGATCGACGCCGAGTTCCGGGTCGGGACGATGGGCCTGGGCTGGGACGCGGACGCCGGAGCCGTCGTGGTGGAACTGCTCGCCGTCAGCGAGACGGAATTCGACGAGTCCGTCGTCCTCGACGACTCCGAGGACGGGCCGGACGCCGTGCGCGTCTTCCTCACCCCGCTGCAGGCGAGGGACTTCTCGTTGCGGTCCGAACGGGTCATCGCCGCCGGTCGCGCGCCGTGCCCGCTGTGCGGTGAGCCGCTCGCCCCGGAGGGACACATCTGCATCCGCACCAACGGGTACCGCCGCGGCCAGAGCTTCGGACTCACCCCGGAAATGGACGAGGAGGACTGA
- a CDS encoding histidine phosphatase family protein codes for MTVVLLRHGRSTSNTAHTLAGRSPGVELDDRGREQAQAIVARLADVAIEEIVRSPLVRCEQTVEPLARARGLTPVVEHRLVEVDYGEWTGRELKVLLEEPLWKIVQQHASAAVFPGGEGLAQVQARAVAAVREHDARLAELHGRDVVWVACSHGDVIKSVLADALGAHLDGFQRIVAEPASISVVRYTSTRPYVLKMNDTGADLSGVNTPPVSGDGARAEVSGSVPGGEVRL; via the coding sequence ATGACAGTTGTGCTGCTGCGCCACGGGCGGTCGACCTCGAACACCGCACACACGCTTGCCGGCCGGTCACCGGGAGTCGAACTCGACGACCGCGGCCGCGAGCAGGCGCAGGCGATCGTGGCCCGGCTCGCGGACGTGGCGATCGAGGAGATCGTGCGTTCACCGCTCGTGCGGTGCGAGCAGACGGTGGAACCGCTCGCCCGGGCGCGGGGCCTCACCCCGGTGGTGGAACACCGGCTGGTCGAGGTCGACTACGGCGAGTGGACGGGCCGCGAGCTGAAGGTCCTGCTCGAGGAACCGCTGTGGAAGATCGTGCAGCAGCACGCGTCCGCCGCCGTGTTCCCCGGCGGAGAAGGGCTCGCCCAGGTCCAGGCGAGAGCCGTCGCCGCGGTCCGGGAGCACGACGCCCGGCTCGCGGAACTCCACGGCCGCGACGTCGTATGGGTGGCGTGCTCGCACGGCGACGTCATCAAATCGGTCCTCGCGGACGCCCTCGGCGCGCACCTCGACGGATTCCAGCGCATCGTCGCGGAACCCGCCTCCATCAGCGTCGTCCGATACACCTCCACCCGCCCCTACGTGCTGAAGATGAACGACACCGGGGCCGATCTGTCCGGAGTGAACACCCCACCGGTGTCCGGCGACGGCGCCCGGGCCGAAGTATCCGGATCAGTGCCCGGCGGGGAGGTCCGCCTGTGA
- a CDS encoding undecaprenyl-diphosphate phosphatase has protein sequence MGEAMTWLQAIVLGAVQGLTEFLPISSSGHLRIVSEIFFGDDAGASFTAVTQLGTEAAVLIYFARDIGRIIAGWFRGLFHAEHRSDLDYRMGWYVIIGTIPVGVLGFLFKDQIRTGARNLWLIATMLIVFALVIAAAEYYGRKVRPVEDLRAKDGIIMGSAQALALIPGVSRSGGTISAGLFLGLTREAAARYSFLLAIPAVVASGLFSLPDAFEPAGEGLNASGPQLLVATVIAFAIGYASIAWLLRFVVDHSMYWFVGYRIILGVVVLSLLATGVVSAT, from the coding sequence TCCTGCCCATCTCCTCGTCGGGCCATCTCCGGATCGTGTCGGAGATCTTCTTCGGTGACGACGCCGGTGCCTCGTTCACCGCCGTCACCCAGCTCGGCACCGAGGCCGCGGTGCTCATCTACTTCGCCCGGGACATCGGACGGATCATCGCCGGCTGGTTCCGGGGACTGTTTCATGCCGAGCATCGCAGTGATCTCGATTACCGGATGGGCTGGTATGTGATCATCGGCACGATCCCGGTGGGTGTGCTCGGGTTCCTGTTCAAGGACCAGATCCGCACCGGCGCCCGCAACCTGTGGCTGATCGCCACCATGCTGATCGTGTTCGCATTGGTCATCGCGGCGGCCGAGTACTACGGGCGGAAGGTGCGCCCCGTGGAAGACCTGCGCGCCAAGGACGGCATCATCATGGGTTCGGCCCAGGCGCTCGCCCTGATCCCCGGGGTCTCGCGGTCGGGCGGCACGATCAGCGCCGGCCTCTTCCTCGGACTCACCCGTGAAGCCGCGGCCCGCTATTCGTTCCTTCTCGCCATCCCCGCGGTCGTCGCGTCCGGGCTGTTCAGCCTGCCGGACGCATTCGAACCGGCCGGTGAGGGTCTCAACGCGAGCGGTCCGCAGCTCCTCGTCGCGACCGTGATCGCCTTCGCCATCGGTTACGCGTCGATCGCGTGGCTGCTGCGTTTCGTCGTCGATCACTCCATGTACTGGTTCGTCGGCTACCGCATCATCCTCGGCGTCGTCGTCCTGTCGCTTCTCGCGACCGGCGTCGTGTCGGCCACCTGA